From the genome of Sphingobacterium kitahiroshimense, one region includes:
- a CDS encoding PVC-type heme-binding CxxCH protein encodes MNNILRVLLLFLVFLTSCRADEPRRAEVLFIGAGNKQSSNQATWLSVELFKSGINLTYTDTLASLEFDYLNKFDGVVLLVNEKELSEEKEQALKKFLKEGKGVVALNSSANSFQNSEWYTNLVQGGFTDAGDGQAIVTIENAKHVLDSSINTIQVNNEKYIFKKKTDQTVIGSAAIDGSKQNYIWYSEENGGRFLYHALGKHDDTWKNHQFLRTVSSAVWWSLGEQVQSMVNKLAIPNVSIYPDSISDFTARYDVPKVQDPLSPEQSMKLIQKPVDFELKLFAAEPNITNPIAMSWDEKGRLWVIEAVDYPNSFEEVKGKGNDRIVICEDTDGDGVADKFTEFAKGLNIATSLTFANDGVIVAMAPNFVFLKDTDGDDVADHEEIIMTGWSKGDTHAGPSNLQYGFDNKIWGVNGYAGYNGIVNGEKHIFSQGLYRLNPDGSDLEYLATTSNNTWGLGISEDNNVFVSTANNTHSAFYSMPEKYLQRRVDNIPGANPINSIQKIDGHYEVHALTPNLRQVDVVGGFTSAAGHQMYTARDFPQSYWNSVAFVAEPTVRLLHNAIIEKDGAGFKERDGWNLLASSDEWFGPVHAEVGPDGAVWVLDWYNFIIQHNVFVPAQAPSEKVLPFKDQVGGPGNAFESNLRDKKHGRVYRVLYKNGKHNESFKLSKDNPKGLIEALNSKNKFWRTHAQRLLVERKNADVEQDLIKIINNKSVDEIGLNAPAIHAIWTLKGLGLLTKKEVNDALLAALSHPSAGVRKAAVQVLDLNAKSFDQIAQSNIFKDENLNTRLAAFVKIADSAPFAAVAPVLKAAINDPVNAKDRWLSPALFAAIQTNHSHMSMVADQSSTNTYQQAVNQALGEEIYTLGRKNRVQFSPNVADKNITIETAVLRRDQDAFKGLIIGQGDAKNGFALYMQGNKIYWDVYNNGEIQRIAATDGIGNGFKVNASITANQGSSLYINNKLVGNIKEVKPFNKPLRAYLRSGEDLDESVALTKYEHGSEFIGNISEIKVKLQLNGEHAHHHMQRASPVEVNQNEAPAEVIVIKAVKDIMQYDKRSITVKAGRQITLIMENPDAMPHNLVIIKPGTTEIVGKAADAMLQASSAAEKDYVPEVSEVLFHTKLVNPGQSYTLKFQAPKEKGEYPFICTFPGHWRGMNGIMKVVE; translated from the coding sequence ATGAATAATATTTTAAGAGTTTTACTTTTATTTTTAGTGTTTTTGACCTCTTGTAGAGCTGATGAACCGAGAAGGGCAGAGGTACTATTTATTGGTGCTGGAAATAAGCAATCTTCTAATCAAGCGACCTGGTTATCGGTCGAACTTTTTAAATCGGGCATCAATCTAACCTATACCGACACCTTAGCAAGTTTAGAATTTGATTATTTAAATAAGTTTGATGGGGTTGTCTTATTGGTGAATGAAAAAGAGCTCAGTGAAGAAAAGGAGCAGGCATTAAAGAAATTCCTGAAAGAAGGAAAAGGGGTTGTGGCCTTGAACTCATCTGCTAATTCATTTCAGAATTCCGAATGGTATACCAACTTGGTACAAGGTGGTTTTACCGACGCGGGTGATGGGCAAGCAATTGTTACAATAGAAAACGCCAAACATGTACTGGATTCATCCATTAACACCATTCAGGTTAACAATGAAAAATACATATTCAAGAAAAAAACAGATCAAACTGTTATCGGTAGCGCTGCGATAGATGGTTCAAAACAAAACTACATCTGGTATAGTGAGGAAAACGGCGGTCGTTTTTTATATCACGCGTTAGGTAAGCATGATGATACCTGGAAAAATCATCAGTTTCTAAGAACGGTCAGCAGTGCGGTCTGGTGGTCACTTGGAGAGCAGGTTCAAAGTATGGTGAATAAATTGGCTATTCCGAATGTAAGCATATATCCCGATTCCATATCCGATTTTACAGCACGTTATGATGTTCCTAAAGTGCAGGATCCGCTTAGTCCAGAACAGTCGATGAAACTGATACAGAAACCTGTGGATTTTGAATTAAAACTTTTTGCCGCGGAGCCCAATATTACCAATCCGATTGCGATGAGCTGGGATGAAAAAGGCAGATTATGGGTCATTGAAGCTGTTGATTATCCAAATAGTTTTGAGGAGGTGAAAGGTAAAGGAAATGATCGCATCGTCATCTGTGAAGATACCGACGGCGATGGTGTTGCTGATAAATTTACGGAATTTGCTAAGGGCTTAAATATTGCAACAAGTTTAACTTTTGCCAATGATGGTGTTATAGTGGCCATGGCTCCCAATTTTGTTTTCTTAAAAGATACCGATGGTGATGATGTGGCCGATCATGAAGAAATCATTATGACCGGTTGGAGCAAAGGAGATACGCATGCCGGTCCATCAAATCTGCAATACGGATTTGACAACAAAATCTGGGGTGTTAACGGATATGCAGGTTACAATGGTATTGTTAACGGTGAAAAGCATATTTTCTCTCAAGGTTTATACCGACTTAACCCAGATGGTTCGGATCTGGAGTATTTAGCTACAACCAGCAATAATACTTGGGGTCTTGGTATTTCGGAAGATAATAATGTCTTTGTATCCACGGCAAATAACACCCATTCTGCTTTCTATTCGATGCCGGAGAAGTATCTACAGCGACGTGTTGACAATATTCCTGGCGCTAATCCAATCAATTCAATCCAAAAAATTGACGGGCATTATGAGGTTCATGCTTTAACACCAAACTTAAGACAGGTGGATGTTGTCGGCGGATTTACATCAGCGGCAGGCCATCAGATGTATACCGCACGGGATTTTCCACAGTCTTATTGGAACAGTGTGGCCTTTGTAGCTGAACCTACGGTAAGATTATTACATAACGCAATTATTGAAAAAGATGGTGCCGGTTTTAAAGAAAGAGACGGCTGGAATTTACTGGCAAGTTCTGATGAGTGGTTTGGACCTGTGCATGCTGAGGTAGGACCAGATGGTGCTGTGTGGGTTTTGGATTGGTACAATTTTATCATTCAGCATAATGTTTTTGTTCCGGCGCAAGCGCCATCAGAGAAAGTCCTTCCTTTTAAGGATCAGGTTGGAGGGCCCGGAAATGCATTTGAAAGTAATCTGAGAGACAAAAAGCATGGCCGTGTATATCGCGTTTTATATAAAAATGGCAAGCATAATGAAAGTTTCAAACTTTCAAAAGATAATCCCAAAGGACTTATCGAAGCTTTAAATAGTAAAAACAAATTTTGGAGAACCCATGCACAGCGGCTTTTAGTAGAGCGGAAAAATGCGGATGTTGAACAAGATTTGATTAAAATAATCAACAATAAATCGGTAGATGAAATTGGATTGAATGCACCTGCTATACATGCTATCTGGACTTTAAAAGGTTTGGGTCTTCTAACAAAGAAAGAAGTGAATGATGCATTATTAGCCGCATTATCGCATCCATCTGCCGGTGTGCGAAAAGCTGCTGTTCAGGTACTGGATTTAAATGCTAAATCTTTTGATCAAATAGCACAGTCTAATATTTTTAAAGATGAGAATCTCAATACTAGGCTTGCCGCTTTTGTTAAAATTGCAGATTCCGCTCCTTTTGCCGCAGTTGCTCCTGTATTAAAGGCGGCAATCAATGATCCTGTCAATGCAAAGGACAGGTGGTTATCTCCAGCTTTATTTGCGGCGATCCAGACCAACCATAGTCATATGTCGATGGTTGCTGATCAGTCTTCAACAAATACTTATCAACAAGCTGTAAACCAAGCGCTAGGTGAAGAAATTTATACACTTGGTAGAAAAAACCGTGTTCAGTTTTCACCAAATGTGGCTGATAAGAATATCACGATTGAAACAGCAGTATTACGCCGTGATCAGGATGCTTTCAAAGGATTAATTATTGGGCAAGGTGATGCAAAAAATGGCTTTGCTTTATACATGCAGGGTAATAAAATATATTGGGACGTATATAATAATGGTGAAATACAGCGTATAGCAGCTACAGACGGAATCGGAAATGGATTTAAAGTTAATGCGAGCATAACAGCAAACCAAGGATCTAGTCTTTATATCAACAACAAATTGGTCGGTAACATCAAAGAGGTCAAGCCGTTCAATAAACCACTGCGTGCATATCTGCGGTCGGGAGAAGATCTGGATGAATCTGTTGCGCTGACCAAGTACGAGCATGGATCTGAATTTATCGGAAATATCAGTGAGATCAAAGTAAAGCTTCAATTGAATGGGGAGCATGCGCATCACCATATGCAGCGCGCAAGTCCTGTGGAAGTGAATCAAAACGAGGCACCTGCTGAAGTCATTGTGATCAAAGCGGTAAAAGATATTATGCAGTATGATAAACGGTCCATTACGGTGAAAGCAGGAAGGCAGATTACTTTGATCATGGAAAATCCGGATGCAATGCCCCATAATTTAGTGATCATCAAACCTGGTACAACAGAGATCGTCGGTAAAGCGGCAGATGCCATGTTGCAAGCGTCTTCGGCAGCTGAAAAAGACTATGTTCCTGAAGTCAGTGAAGTGCTGTTTCATACCAAATTGGTAAATCCGGGGCAAAGCTATACGCTTAAATTTCAAGCCCCTAAAGAAAAAGGTGAATATCCGTTTATCTGTACATTCCCGGGACATTGGAGAGGAATGAACGGAATAATGAAAGTTGTGGAATAA
- a CDS encoding AraC family transcriptional regulator encodes MLDKRVISKSLIPENKTFSIKQINEPHFDPTFHAHPEFQLSYVIKGEGNRIVGNSLQPFHANDMVFIGPNLPHVWKNHLSYFKKDSQLDTSVIVIYFHNNFFAEEIYGKEEFFRLKKFFLTSNLGVEITGETRDIIGGMMFELLHKDGLESVILLLKILDTLVLSTDCRYINEFDEAINYKQAETERIHKVYDYVIKNFDQQIRLEKVAEIANMTSTSFSRYFKTRLNKSFSDFLKEIRVNYACKLLKDDSISIETVSYECGYPSVTNFNKQFKSVIGLQPRQYRDNFLNLI; translated from the coding sequence ATGCTAGATAAGAGAGTTATTTCAAAATCGCTTATTCCAGAGAATAAAACTTTTTCGATAAAACAAATCAATGAACCTCATTTTGATCCAACCTTTCATGCACATCCGGAATTTCAACTTTCGTACGTAATAAAAGGGGAAGGAAACAGAATTGTAGGCAATAGTTTGCAACCGTTTCATGCAAACGATATGGTATTTATTGGTCCCAATCTACCCCATGTCTGGAAAAATCATTTGTCTTATTTTAAAAAGGACAGTCAGCTCGATACGTCGGTTATAGTGATCTACTTTCATAACAATTTCTTTGCTGAAGAAATCTACGGTAAGGAAGAATTTTTCAGGCTCAAAAAGTTCTTTCTCACCAGCAATCTCGGGGTCGAAATAACGGGGGAAACTAGAGATATTATTGGAGGGATGATGTTTGAATTATTACATAAGGATGGGTTGGAAAGCGTAATTCTCCTATTGAAAATATTGGACACTTTAGTGCTGTCCACAGACTGTCGTTACATCAATGAGTTTGATGAAGCCATAAATTATAAACAGGCCGAAACCGAGCGGATACACAAGGTCTATGACTACGTGATTAAAAACTTTGATCAGCAGATCCGTCTGGAGAAAGTTGCAGAAATTGCAAATATGACCAGTACCTCTTTTAGCAGATACTTTAAGACACGCCTCAACAAATCATTTTCGGACTTTTTGAAGGAAATAAGAGTAAACTACGCCTGCAAACTATTAAAAGACGATAGTATTTCCATAGAAACAGTCAGCTACGAATGCGGCTATCCTTCAGTAACCAACTTCAATAAGCAGTTTAAGAGTGTCATAGGCCTGCAGCCACGGCAGTATCGGGATAATTTTCTAAACCTCATTTAA
- a CDS encoding DsbA family protein, with protein MKNESNHNPLLCDPEIGSCEMPVLAYESAAVHPLEQTDKPLKVIYFTDPICSSCWGIEPQLRKLKLEYGDCLSMHYHMGGLLPDWNYNSGGISKPSDVAGHWDEVSIYYDMPIDGDIWFEDPLDSSYPPSIAFKAAQLQDNDQAILFLRTLREMVFLQKKNITKWEYIAAAAKMVGLDEVQLLSDYQKSAPVQFEEDLKLARTYGVRGFPTLYFEDMHGNREMVYGAKPYAFYEAAILKLNPTAIKGTYRQDWKSIFSTYNSLTAKEYAVLTDTPRSASEELLNELIANKLLQKSTTKNGAIWHLNIS; from the coding sequence ATGAAGAACGAGTCTAATCATAATCCACTTTTGTGCGATCCTGAAATAGGTAGCTGTGAAATGCCAGTTTTAGCGTATGAATCAGCAGCAGTACACCCTCTTGAACAAACAGATAAACCCCTTAAAGTCATTTATTTCACAGATCCCATATGTTCTTCCTGTTGGGGAATTGAACCACAATTGCGGAAACTAAAACTTGAATATGGTGATTGCTTATCCATGCACTATCATATGGGCGGTTTACTGCCCGACTGGAACTATAACAGTGGGGGAATTAGTAAACCTAGTGATGTCGCCGGGCATTGGGACGAGGTGAGTATTTATTATGATATGCCGATTGATGGTGATATCTGGTTCGAAGATCCTTTAGACTCTTCTTATCCGCCTTCTATTGCTTTTAAAGCAGCACAATTGCAGGATAATGATCAAGCTATTCTGTTTTTAAGAACATTGCGAGAAATGGTTTTTTTACAGAAGAAAAACATCACTAAATGGGAATACATAGCTGCGGCGGCAAAAATGGTCGGGTTAGATGAAGTTCAATTATTGTCAGACTATCAAAAATCAGCGCCTGTTCAATTTGAAGAAGACCTTAAATTGGCGAGAACATACGGTGTAAGAGGTTTTCCAACACTTTATTTTGAGGATATGCATGGAAATCGCGAGATGGTGTATGGCGCGAAACCTTATGCTTTTTATGAAGCCGCAATTTTAAAATTAAATCCGACAGCTATAAAAGGAACTTATCGTCAGGACTGGAAAAGTATTTTTTCTACATACAATTCGCTGACTGCTAAGGAATATGCTGTGCTGACAGATACGCCAAGATCAGCAAGTGAGGAACTGTTGAACGAACTTATCGCAAATAAACTGTTGCAAAAAAGCACAACAAAAAATGGTGCTATCTGGCATCTGAACATCTCGTAG
- a CDS encoding YceI family protein, with protein MKKIAILAVFASVILASCGGSNGDKAQTGTEQQVAEQKGATFAVDTAVSSIKWKAYHKGGFDPRFGTLKSEGTVSVEAGAITGGSFVIDMNSVTTDKSAVDPAKSGGKTAADLDGHLKTGDFFEVEKYPTAKFEITAVTAFDAAKDKSVIADATNIISGNLTIKDKTVNVTFPAKVSVTDNEINVQSKFTINRQDWGLAYGTEGDPKDWMISQEVDMELNIAAKK; from the coding sequence ATGAAAAAAATAGCAATCTTAGCAGTATTCGCTTCTGTCATCTTAGCTTCATGTGGTGGTTCAAATGGTGATAAAGCTCAAACAGGAACAGAGCAACAAGTTGCCGAACAAAAAGGTGCAACTTTTGCAGTTGATACAGCAGTAAGTTCAATCAAATGGAAAGCATATCACAAAGGTGGATTTGATCCAAGATTTGGTACATTGAAAAGTGAAGGTACTGTATCTGTAGAAGCAGGAGCGATCACAGGTGGATCATTTGTTATCGATATGAATTCAGTGACAACAGACAAGAGTGCGGTTGATCCTGCAAAATCAGGTGGTAAAACTGCAGCTGATTTAGATGGTCACTTAAAAACGGGTGATTTCTTTGAAGTGGAAAAATATCCAACAGCTAAATTTGAAATTACAGCAGTTACAGCTTTTGATGCTGCTAAAGACAAAAGTGTCATTGCGGATGCAACAAACATTATCAGCGGTAACTTAACAATCAAAGATAAGACTGTGAATGTTACTTTTCCAGCAAAAGTTAGCGTAACGGATAATGAAATTAATGTACAATCTAAATTCACAATCAACAGACAAGACTGGGGATTAGCGTACGGTACTGAAGGTGATCCTAAAGACTGGATGATCTCTCAAGAAGTAGATATGGAGCTGAATATCGCTGCAAAAAAATAA
- a CDS encoding helix-turn-helix domain-containing protein: MMKKNPTINNRSGCKARIIAITDTMEILSGKWKFHILGTLMEGGKMRFMDLLREVDGIAAKMLSKELQDMEMNHLISRTVMNTKPITVEYEVTEYGRTLEPIIDEIAKWGEAYRNAMFKKQNENVPVEEH, translated from the coding sequence ATGATGAAGAAAAACCCAACCATTAACAATAGATCAGGATGTAAAGCTCGGATTATTGCGATCACTGATACCATGGAAATCTTATCCGGAAAATGGAAATTTCATATTTTGGGAACGTTGATGGAAGGCGGAAAGATGCGATTCATGGATCTGTTGCGTGAAGTGGATGGTATTGCCGCCAAGATGCTCTCGAAGGAATTACAGGACATGGAAATGAATCACCTTATCAGTCGTACGGTTATGAATACAAAACCCATTACCGTTGAATATGAAGTGACCGAATACGGCCGCACATTAGAACCTATTATCGACGAAATTGCAAAATGGGGTGAAGCGTATAGAAACGCAATGTTTAAAAAACAAAATGAAAATGTCCCTGTTGAGGAACATTAA
- a CDS encoding DUF1634 domain-containing protein, which translates to MQITDKTIQRIIGDVLKYGVRTVLAISTIGGLIFLYNHANEQADYARFTENDRSIIEVVSDVFSGVINMQGRSIIFLAIIILFCTPLIRLLLSLVSFIIEGDKLYVFITTLVLIIIAFSMYFGFGH; encoded by the coding sequence ATGCAGATTACAGATAAAACGATACAAAGAATTATTGGAGATGTCTTAAAATACGGCGTAAGAACAGTATTGGCGATCAGTACCATCGGCGGATTGATCTTTCTTTATAACCATGCGAATGAACAGGCTGATTATGCCCGATTTACAGAAAATGATCGAAGTATTATTGAAGTCGTATCGGATGTTTTCAGTGGAGTCATCAACATGCAAGGACGTTCGATTATATTTTTAGCGATCATCATTCTTTTTTGTACCCCATTGATCCGATTATTACTTTCATTGGTCAGCTTTATCATCGAGGGTGATAAACTATATGTCTTCATCACGACGCTAGTGCTGATCATAATTGCCTTTAGTATGTATTTCGGATTCGGACATTAA
- a CDS encoding sulfite exporter TauE/SafE family protein, protein MTVLTFTLIMLLGAICAGIIGSLSGLGGGIVVIPLLTILLGVDIHYAIGAALVSVIATSSGSAAAYVKEGIANMRLGMFLEIATTAGAVVGALIATSAPSSLIAVLFGLALIFSAANSLRKKEEHIVEQSSKLAISLKLPSTYPVVKGTEVSYGTKNVIGGFSMMGLAGVLSGMLGIGSGAFKVIAMDTIMRIPFKVSTTTSNFMMGVTALASCVIYLQKGYVVPDICLPVMIGVLIGSMIGSKILMATDPKKLRVFFAFIIFFLAFNMIYNGIKGKF, encoded by the coding sequence ATGACTGTTTTAACGTTTACACTCATTATGCTCCTTGGAGCCATATGTGCAGGTATTATTGGTTCGCTTTCCGGGCTTGGTGGTGGAATTGTGGTAATACCTTTGTTGACTATTCTGCTTGGAGTAGATATCCATTATGCGATAGGAGCTGCTTTAGTTTCCGTAATTGCGACATCTTCGGGATCTGCCGCCGCATATGTTAAGGAAGGGATCGCAAATATGCGGCTCGGCATGTTTTTAGAGATTGCGACTACTGCAGGTGCTGTTGTCGGTGCACTTATCGCAACATCGGCTCCCAGTTCGCTTATTGCCGTATTATTTGGTCTAGCTTTAATCTTTTCTGCGGCAAACTCGCTCCGGAAAAAAGAAGAACATATCGTAGAGCAGTCCAGTAAGCTGGCGATCAGCCTCAAGCTACCTTCTACCTATCCTGTAGTAAAGGGCACAGAGGTGTCTTATGGCACAAAAAATGTCATCGGCGGATTTAGTATGATGGGACTTGCCGGAGTGCTTTCGGGTATGCTGGGAATAGGATCGGGGGCTTTTAAAGTAATCGCGATGGATACCATTATGCGTATACCCTTTAAGGTGTCGACCACAACGAGTAATTTTATGATGGGCGTGACTGCTCTAGCAAGTTGCGTGATTTATCTGCAGAAAGGGTATGTTGTCCCTGATATCTGTCTTCCGGTCATGATTGGTGTCCTAATAGGCTCGATGATCGGTTCCAAGATATTGATGGCGACAGATCCAAAGAAATTAAGAGTATTTTTTGCTTTTATTATTTTCTTCTTGGCTTTTAACATGATTTATAACGGTATTAAAGGAAAATTCTAA
- a CDS encoding GNAT family N-acetyltransferase — translation MSNLSFEPIVSSDFAQLVNLQPEGWHDIIPKFEYYVNQKYGIPIKLLENQEIVAIGSVIVHQDVAWLGHIIVHPDHRKQGYGKLMTQQLIATAKAENCTSIQLIATDLGATVYESIGFITDTEYLFFKDVTIPLGQVANPHISSYNAIYKDQMLALDSLVSGENRAWELEDHLASSYLYVIDGSLAGYYLPTFGEGLIIAIHPAAGKELTEFHLQAKTTVVVPKENIAAQAFLQEHQYQPYASAKRMYIGREIAVKFEHIYNRIAGNIG, via the coding sequence ATGAGCAATTTAAGTTTCGAACCGATCGTATCAAGTGATTTCGCACAGCTTGTTAACTTACAACCTGAGGGCTGGCATGATATAATACCCAAATTTGAATATTATGTCAATCAAAAATACGGTATCCCCATCAAGCTTCTTGAAAATCAAGAAATCGTAGCTATAGGATCGGTTATCGTTCATCAAGATGTTGCTTGGCTGGGACATATTATTGTTCATCCCGATCATCGAAAACAAGGTTATGGAAAGCTGATGACACAACAGCTCATCGCAACGGCAAAAGCGGAGAATTGTACTAGTATTCAATTGATCGCAACAGATCTGGGAGCAACAGTATACGAAAGTATCGGTTTCATCACAGATACCGAATATCTCTTTTTTAAGGATGTCACTATTCCTCTAGGCCAAGTCGCTAATCCGCATATCAGCAGCTACAATGCGATCTATAAAGATCAAATGTTGGCATTGGACAGTTTGGTATCTGGAGAAAATAGAGCCTGGGAGCTCGAAGATCATTTAGCGTCTTCTTACCTCTATGTCATCGATGGTTCCCTTGCAGGATATTACTTACCGACCTTCGGGGAAGGTTTAATCATAGCTATTCATCCAGCTGCAGGTAAGGAACTTACAGAATTTCACTTACAAGCAAAGACAACTGTGGTCGTACCGAAAGAGAATATAGCCGCACAAGCCTTTTTACAGGAGCATCAGTATCAACCTTATGCCAGCGCTAAACGCATGTATATCGGTCGAGAGATAGCGGTCAAATTTGAACATATATATAACCGTATTGCTGGAAATATCGGTTAA
- a CDS encoding DoxX family membrane protein, with protein MKNKILFVLCLLTGLMFINAGLDKFFHYMPMPKDMPEKMINAGKAFMEIGWLMPLVAFGEITGGLLLIFSTTRALGAVILTPILTGILLSNITTAPSGLPIALVLAAIVLWVIIENWHKYLPMLRK; from the coding sequence ATGAAAAACAAGATTCTTTTCGTATTATGCTTATTGACAGGCTTAATGTTTATCAATGCCGGCTTGGATAAATTTTTTCATTACATGCCTATGCCGAAGGATATGCCTGAGAAAATGATCAACGCAGGAAAGGCATTTATGGAAATCGGGTGGTTAATGCCACTGGTGGCGTTCGGAGAGATCACAGGCGGTTTACTATTGATCTTTAGTACAACGCGAGCGCTGGGAGCAGTTATTCTAACGCCAATTCTGACCGGTATTTTGTTATCGAACATCACTACCGCACCATCAGGTTTACCTATTGCGCTTGTTCTGGCTGCAATTGTTCTTTGGGTTATCATCGAAAACTGGCATAAGTATCTTCCTATGCTCCGCAAGTAG
- a CDS encoding DUF6713 family protein produces the protein MDKHNLMDNMIAHSFFYLALVLFFMHEMDAVRCKEWRIFPGLALLKESWGYPIFILAHIPLFLFIIWGLTEPSENFIMGFDIFAVLHFVLHLLYLRHQKNEFKDWISWTIITGIAVFGTLDLLL, from the coding sequence ATGGATAAGCACAACTTAATGGATAATATGATCGCACATTCTTTTTTTTATCTCGCACTTGTACTTTTTTTTATGCACGAAATGGATGCCGTACGTTGTAAGGAGTGGCGTATTTTCCCAGGGTTAGCACTGCTAAAGGAAAGTTGGGGATATCCTATATTTATACTGGCTCATATCCCACTTTTTTTATTCATAATATGGGGACTTACGGAACCCTCAGAAAATTTCATCATGGGATTTGATATTTTTGCGGTCTTACATTTTGTATTGCACCTCCTCTATCTCAGACATCAAAAAAATGAGTTTAAAGATTGGATATCTTGGACAATAATTACTGGAATAGCAGTTTTTGGTACGCTCGATTTGCTACTTTAG
- a CDS encoding MFS transporter: protein MSINKQNKWIIPVMSFSAGTIVANVYYSQPILRNIAESLGKSENAVGKIAVLAQLGYGLGMFFLLPLGDKLNRKKLILSICLTLIVMLLILANTTNFTLLLVLSFIIGVCSTPAQIILPMSAALGKENRGKNVGIVFSGILCGILGSRLLSGALTDLWGWQSVFLCSAILVSISSLLLFFLLPEMPAKFKGSYFGLLKSTISLIGQYKILRQASLLGSFTFGVFCSFWTTLTFHLSEEPFHYPASTIGLFGLIAIGGALVAPYFGKMADKGQVFKNLYLTVGMLFLSILVMWFFPHSIWVLIIAIFFLDIGVQATQITNFTRIYSLDEQAHSRLNTVYMTTYFIGAGTGTFFGLLSWSLGGWDFALSQMLIWSAIALGIVWLSSKNKL from the coding sequence ATGTCAATAAACAAACAGAATAAATGGATTATTCCTGTCATGTCTTTTTCAGCAGGAACTATTGTTGCTAATGTCTATTATAGTCAGCCTATTTTAAGGAATATTGCTGAAAGCTTAGGGAAATCTGAAAATGCCGTGGGTAAAATTGCGGTGCTTGCTCAGCTGGGTTACGGATTAGGGATGTTCTTCTTACTACCCTTAGGTGATAAATTAAATCGTAAAAAACTGATTTTAAGCATTTGTCTCACTCTTATCGTGATGCTTCTTATACTTGCGAATACTACTAATTTTACGTTATTGCTTGTCCTTAGTTTTATTATCGGTGTTTGTTCTACACCTGCACAAATAATTCTTCCTATGTCGGCAGCTTTGGGTAAAGAAAACCGTGGTAAAAATGTCGGTATTGTGTTTAGTGGCATCCTATGTGGAATTTTGGGTTCACGCTTATTGAGCGGGGCTTTGACTGATCTATGGGGTTGGCAAAGTGTATTCCTCTGTTCAGCAATTTTGGTATCCATAAGCAGTTTATTACTTTTTTTCCTTTTACCCGAGATGCCTGCTAAATTTAAGGGAAGTTACTTTGGCTTACTGAAATCAACGATTTCACTGATAGGGCAGTATAAAATACTTCGACAGGCTTCTTTATTGGGATCTTTCACTTTTGGGGTGTTTTGCTCTTTTTGGACTACGTTAACCTTTCATCTGAGTGAAGAGCCATTTCATTATCCTGCATCTACCATTGGCCTATTTGGTCTGATCGCTATAGGAGGTGCGCTAGTTGCACCCTATTTTGGAAAAATGGCGGATAAAGGCCAAGTGTTTAAAAACTTATATCTTACCGTAGGGATGTTGTTCTTGAGCATTTTGGTGATGTGGTTTTTCCCACATTCGATCTGGGTTTTGATCATTGCTATATTTTTCCTGGACATCGGTGTTCAGGCCACTCAGATTACAAATTTTACCCGGATCTATTCGTTGGATGAACAAGCGCATAGTCGCCTGAATACGGTGTATATGACCACTTATTTCATAGGTGCCGGAACAGGTACCTTCTTCGGTCTACTAAGCTGGTCGTTAGGAGGGTGGGATTTTGCGCTCTCGCAAATGCTGATCTGGAGCGCTATAGCTTTAGGGATTGTTTGGTTATCGAGTAAAAATAAACTTTAA